A window from Salmo trutta chromosome 29, fSalTru1.1, whole genome shotgun sequence encodes these proteins:
- the usp47 gene encoding ubiquitin carboxyl-terminal hydrolase 47 isoform X4, which produces MEMVPSEENQLVPKEGMFWSCRQSIFDEMKKRFSQIENAAEEPRVLCIVQDTTNAKTVNERLTLNLPASTTLSKLFEDVAHKASYVNGTFDLAWGKTGDMGSLDPSSEMSLTESGFEPGKRNFLQLTDKDGEQPQIASDESGTAGSSGLDDSSQERFIGPLPRDGTVGCSSDCSSPSYSYSSILNKSDTGYVGLVNQAMTCYLNSLLQTLFMTPEFRNALYNWEFEESEEDPVTSIPYQLQRLFLLLQTSKKRAIETTDVTRSFGWDSSEAWQQHDVQELCRVMFDALEQKWKQTEQADLINQLYQGKLKDYVRCLECGYESWRIDTYLDIPLVIRPFGASQAYSSVEEALQAFVQPETLDGVNQYFCERCKKKCDARKGLRFLHFPYLLTLQLKRFDFDYTTMHRIKLNDRMSFPEELDMGPFIDVEDEKSPQTESCTDSGAENEGSCHSDQMSNDFSADDGVDEGICLDSASSTERVLKPKVPSLNTSSLTFELFSVMVHSGSAAGGHYYACIKSFSDGQWYSFNDQHVSKITQEDIRKTYGGSSGSRGYYSSAFASSTNAYMLIYRLKDPSRNAKYLDCDDFPEHIKHLVQREKESEEQEKRQREIERNTCKIKLFCMHPVKTMALMENKLEVHKDKTLREATEMAYKLMELDGVVPLDCCRLVKYDEFHEYLERSYEGEDDTPMGLLLGGVKSSYMFDLLLETRRPEQVFQPYKPGEVMVKVHVVDLKTDTIAPPVSIRAYLNQSITEFKQLIAQATELSAETMRVVLERCYNDLRLVYVPNKTLKAEGFFRSNKVFVESSESPDHQVTFTDSLLWKLLDRHGNTIRLFVSLPVQSPGTNRTICPKVCGDTEECSEGSKGNRNSVEAILEESTEKLKNLSLQQQQGSSTSDSQKSSDTSDFEHIESPSPSQEPDSSVSAAVAVDNRELENRIRAAGGGTYSDPETQFPGEERSDSEVNNDRSTSSVDSDILSSSHSSDTLCNADSGPIQLANGLDSHSITSSRRSKANEGKKETWDTAEEDSGTDSEYDENGKSKAESYYLYFRAEPYAQEDGSGEGGQKCVLVHVDKRITLSAFKQNLEPFVGVTSTQFKVFRVYANNQEFESVRLNETLSSFSDDNKITIRLGRALKKGEYRVKVYQLLVNDAEPCKFLVDTVFAKGMTVKQSKEELMPQLKDQCKLDLNIDKFRLRKKTWKNPGTVFLDYHVYEEDINISSNWEVFLEVLDGPEKMKSMSQLAVLTRRWTPAQMKLEPFQEVVLESSSVEELKEKLSEISGIPLENLDFAKGRGTFPCDISVLEIHQDLDWNPKVSTLNVWPLYICDDGAVVFYRDSTEEPMEQSEDERNELMKKESSRLLKTGHRVSYSPRKEKALKIYLDGGPVKDPGQD; this is translated from the exons GGTATGTTTTGGAGTTGCAGGCAGAGTATTTTTGATGAGATGAAGAAGAGGTTTTCTCAG ATAGAGAATGCGGCAGAGGAGCCCAGAGTGCTGTGCATAGTCCAGGACACTACCAATGCTAAGACGGTCAACGAGAGGCTCACCCTCAACCTGCCAGCCTCCACTACCCTCTCCAAACTCTTTGAGGATGTGGCCCACAAGGCGAGCTATGTGAACGGCACCTTTGACCTGGCATGGGGCAAGACCGGGGACATG GGGTCGCTGGATCCCAGCAGTGAGATGTCCCTCACTGAGTCTGGGTTCGAGCCCGGGAAGAGGAACTTCCTCCAGCTCACAGACAAGGACGGAGAACAGCCTCAGATTGCGTCG GATGAGTCGGGGACAGCGGGCAGCAGTGGTCTGGATGACAGCTCCCAGGAGCGCTTCATCGGTCCACTGCCCAGAGACGGCACGGTGGGCTGCAGCAGCGACTGCAGCAGCCCCAGCTACTCCTACTCCTCCATACTCAACAAGTCTGACACAG GATATGTGGGTTTGGTGAACCAGGCCATGACCTGCTATTTGAACAGCCTTCTACAAACTCTGTTTATGACCCCGGAGTTCAGAAATGCACTGTACAA CTGGGAATTTGAGGAGTCGGAGGAAGACCCGGTCACCAGCATCCCTTACCAGCTACAGAGGCTGTTTTTGCTGCTGCAGACAAGTAAGAAGAGGGCCATCGAGACCACCGACGTGACCCGCAGCTTCGGCTGGGACAGCAGCGAAG CCTGGCAGCAGCATGACGTCCAGGAGCTGTGTAGGGTCATGTTTGATGCCCTGGAGCAGAAATGGAAGCAGACAGAGCAG GCTGACCTGATTAACCAGCTGTACCAGGGGAAGCTGAAGGACTATGTGCGCTGTCTGGAGTGTGGCTATGAGAGCTGGAGGATCGACACTTACCTGGACATCCCTCTGGTCATCAGACCCTTTGGGGCCAGCCAGGCTTATAGCAGCGTG GAGGAGGCTCTGCAGGCCTTCGTCCAGCCAGAGACTCTGGACGGGGTCAACCAGTATTTCTGTGAGCGCTGCAAGAAAAAATGTGACGCCCGTAAG GGGCTGAGGTTTCTGCACTTTCCCTACCTGTTGACTTTGCAGCTGAAGCGTTTTGACTTTGACTACACCACTATGCACCGCATCAAACTCAACGATCGCATGTCCTTCCCTGAGGAGCTGGACATGGGTCCTTTCATCGACGTGGAGGACGAG AAATCTCCTCAAACGGAGAGCTGCACTGACAGCGGGGCAGAGAATGAAGGCAGTTGCCACAGTGACCAGATGAGCAACGACTTCTCGGCGGACGACGGTGTTGACGAGGGCATCTGCCTGGACAGCGCCAGCAGTACTGAGAGGGTCCTGAAGCCAAAGGTACCCAGCCTCAACACT AGTTCATTGACCTTTGAGCTGTTCTCGGTTATGGTCCATTCGGGCAGCGCTGCAGGTGGCCACTATTATGCCTGCATTAAATCCTTCAGCGATGGCCAGTGGTACAGTTTCAACGACCAGCACGTCAGCAAG ATCACCCAGGAAGACATTAGGAAAACGTATGGAGGGTCCTCAGGGAGCAGAGGCTATTACTCCAGTGCCTTTGCCAG CTCTACGAATGCGTATATGCTGATTTATAGGTTGAAAGACCCCTCAAGGAATGCAA AGTATCTGGATTGTGATGACTTCCCTGAGCACATAAAGCATCTGGTCCAGAGGGAGAAGGAGTCTGAGGAGCAGgagaaaagacagagggagatcGAGCGCAATACCTGCAAG ATCAAGCTGTTCTGCATGCATCCGGTGAAGACGATGGCTCTGATGGAGAACAAGCTGGAAGTGCACAAGGACAAGACGCTCAGAGAGGCAACAGAGATGGCCTACAAG CTCATGGAACTGGATGGGGTGGTCCCGCTGGACTGCTGTCGCCTGGTCAAGTACGATGAGTTCCATGAGTACCTGGAGCGCTCGTACGAGGGCGAGGACGACACCCCCATGGGGCTGCTGCTGGGCGGGGTCAAGTCCTCCTACATGTTTGACCTGCTGCTGGAGACCCGCAGACCAGAACAAGTCTTCCAGCCATACAAACCTGGAG agGTGATGGTGAAGGTTCACGTGGTGGATCTGAAGACTGACACTATCGCCCCTCCCGTCAGCATCAGGGCCTATCTAAACCAGTCAATCACTGAGTTCAAGCAGCTCATTGCACAG GCCACAGAGCTCTCAGCCGAAACCATGCGTGTCGTTCTGGAGCGCTGCTATAATGACCTTCGGCTTGTCTACGTGCCCAACAAGACACTGAAAGCAGAGGGTTTCTTCAGGAGCAACAAG GTTTTTGTGGAAAGCTCTGAATCCCCAGATCACCAGGTCACCTTCACTGATTCCCTCTTGTGGAAACTGCTGGATCGCCATGGGAACACAATCCGCCTGTTTGTTTCACTGCCTGTGCAATCCCCCGGCACCAACAGAACTATTTGCCCAAAAGTTTGCGGCGACACTGAGGAGTGCTCTGAGGGGTCAAAGGGCAACAGGAATTCTGTAGAGGCCATCCTGGAGGAGAGCACAGAGAAGCTGAAGAACCTGTCCCTCCAGCAGCAGCAGGGCTCCAGCACCAGTGACAGCCAGAAGAGCTCAGACACCAGCGACTTCGAGCACATCGAgtccccctcaccctctcagGAACCAGACTCCTCCGTATCCGCTGCCGTTGCAGTCGACAACCGAGAGCTGGAGAACCGGATCCGGGCGGCCGGCGGGGGGACCTACTCTGACCCGGAAACCCAGTTCCCTGGGGAGGAGCGCTCGGACTCTGAGGTGAACAACGACCGCAGCACGAGCTCAGTGGACAGTGACATCCTGAGCTCCAGCCACAGCAGTGACACGCTGTGCAACGCCGACAGCGGCCCCATCCAGCTGGCCAATGGCCTGGACTCACACAGCATCACCAGCAGCCGCCGCTCCAAGGCCAACGAGGGCAAGAAAGAGACGTGGGACACAGCCGAGGAGGACAGTGGCACGGACAGCGAGTATGATGAGAATGGGAAGAGCAAGGCGGAATCCTATTACCTCTACTTCAGAGCAGAACCATATGCACAGGAGGACGGCTCTGGGGAAGGAGGCCAGAAAT GTGTACTGGTCCACGTGGATAAGAGGATAACTCTGTCAGCGTTCAAACAGAATCTGGAGCCTTTCGTGGGGGTCACCTCTACCCAGTTCAAGGTGTTCCGCGTCTACGCCAACAACCAGGAGTTTGAGAGTGTACGGCTCAACGAGACCCTCTCTTCCTTTTCTGACGACAACAAG ATAACCATTCGATTAGGCAGAGCACTGAAGAAGGGCGAGTATCGGGTGAAAGTGTACCAGCTACTAGTGAATGATGCAGAG CCCTGTAAGTTCCTCGTAGACACAGTGTTTGCTAAGGGCATGACTGTGAAACAGTCCAAAGAGGAGCTAATGCCTCAGCTGAAAGACCAATGCAAGCTGGACCTCAACATTGACAA GTTCCGTCTCAGGAAGAAGACGTGGAAGAACCCAGGGACAGTGTTTCTGGACTACCACGTCTACGAGGAGGACATCAACATCTCCAGTAACTGGGAGGTCTTTCTGGAGGTTCTAGATG GACCGGAGAAGATGAAGTCCATGTCCCAGCTGGCTGTGCTGACCCGCCGCTGGACCCCCGCCCAGATGAAGCTGGAGCCCTTCCAGGAAGTGGTTCTGGAGAGCAGCAGTGTGGAGGAACTCaaggaaaag ctcagtGAAATAAGTGGTATTCCTCTTGAAAACCTGGACTTTGCCAAG GGGCGCGGAACATTTCCTTGTGATATCTCGGTATTGGAGATCCATCAGGATCTGGACTGGAACCCTAAAGTGTCCACTCTGAATGTGTGGCCTCTGTACATCTGTGATGATGGTGCTGTGGTCTTCTACAG GGACAGCACAGAGGAGCCTATGGAACAGTCTGAAGACGAACGCAATGAGCTGATGAAGAAGGAGAGCAGCCGCCTGCTGAAGACTGGCCACCGGGTCAGTTACTCACCTCGTAAGGAGAAGGCCCTTAAGATCTACCTGGATGGGGGCCCGGTCAAGGACCCGGGGCAGGACTGA
- the usp47 gene encoding ubiquitin carboxyl-terminal hydrolase 47 isoform X2 has protein sequence MEMVPSEENQLVPKEGMFWSCRQSIFDEMKKRFSQIENAAEEPRVLCIVQDTTNAKTVNERLTLNLPASTTLSKLFEDVAHKASYVNGTFDLAWGKTGDMGSLDPSSEMSLTESGFEPGKRNFLQLTDKDGEQPQIASDESGTAGSSGLDDSSQERFIGPLPRDGTVGCSSDCSSPSYSYSSILNKSDTGYVGLVNQAMTCYLNSLLQTLFMTPEFRNALYNWEFEESEEDPVTSIPYQLQRLFLLLQTSKKRAIETTDVTRSFGWDSSEAWQQHDVQELCRVMFDALEQKWKQTEQQFSPLTADLINQLYQGKLKDYVRCLECGYESWRIDTYLDIPLVIRPFGASQAYSSVEEALQAFVQPETLDGVNQYFCERCKKKCDARKGLRFLHFPYLLTLQLKRFDFDYTTMHRIKLNDRMSFPEELDMGPFIDVEDEKSPQTESCTDSGAENEGSCHSDQMSNDFSADDGVDEGICLDSASSTERVLKPKVPSLNTSSLTFELFSVMVHSGSAAGGHYYACIKSFSDGQWYSFNDQHVSKITQEDIRKTYGGSSGSRGYYSSAFASSTNAYMLIYRLKDPSRNAKYLDCDDFPEHIKHLVQREKESEEQEKRQREIERNTCKIKLFCMHPVKTMALMENKLEVHKDKTLREATEMAYKLMELDGVVPLDCCRLVKYDEFHEYLERSYEGEDDTPMGLLLGGVKSSYMFDLLLETRRPEQVFQPYKPGEVMVKVHVVDLKTDTIAPPVSIRAYLNQSITEFKQLIAQATELSAETMRVVLERCYNDLRLVYVPNKTLKAEGFFRSNKVFVESSESPDHQVTFTDSLLWKLLDRHGNTIRLFVSLPVQSPGTNRTICPKVCGDTEECSEGSKGNRNSVEAILEESTEKLKNLSLQQQQGSSTSDSQKSSDTSDFEHIESPSPSQEPDSSVSAAVAVDNRELENRIRAAGGGTYSDPETQFPGEERSDSEVNNDRSTSSVDSDILSSSHSSDTLCNADSGPIQLANGLDSHSITSSRRSKANEGKKETWDTAEEDSGTDSEYDENGKSKAESYYLYFRAEPYAQEDGSGEGGQKCVLVHVDKRITLSAFKQNLEPFVGVTSTQFKVFRVYANNQEFESVRLNETLSSFSDDNKITIRLGRALKKGEYRVKVYQLLVNDAEPCKFLVDTVFAKGMTVKQSKEELMPQLKDQCKLDLNIDKFRLRKKTWKNPGTVFLDYHVYEEDINISSNWEVFLEVLDGPEKMKSMSQLAVLTRRWTPAQMKLEPFQEVVLESSSVEELKEKLSEISGIPLENLDFAKGRGTFPCDISVLEIHQDLDWNPKVSTLNVWPLYICDDGAVVFYRDSTEEPMEQSEDERNELMKKESSRLLKTGHRVSYSPRKEKALKIYLDGGPVKDPGQD, from the exons GGTATGTTTTGGAGTTGCAGGCAGAGTATTTTTGATGAGATGAAGAAGAGGTTTTCTCAG ATAGAGAATGCGGCAGAGGAGCCCAGAGTGCTGTGCATAGTCCAGGACACTACCAATGCTAAGACGGTCAACGAGAGGCTCACCCTCAACCTGCCAGCCTCCACTACCCTCTCCAAACTCTTTGAGGATGTGGCCCACAAGGCGAGCTATGTGAACGGCACCTTTGACCTGGCATGGGGCAAGACCGGGGACATG GGGTCGCTGGATCCCAGCAGTGAGATGTCCCTCACTGAGTCTGGGTTCGAGCCCGGGAAGAGGAACTTCCTCCAGCTCACAGACAAGGACGGAGAACAGCCTCAGATTGCGTCG GATGAGTCGGGGACAGCGGGCAGCAGTGGTCTGGATGACAGCTCCCAGGAGCGCTTCATCGGTCCACTGCCCAGAGACGGCACGGTGGGCTGCAGCAGCGACTGCAGCAGCCCCAGCTACTCCTACTCCTCCATACTCAACAAGTCTGACACAG GATATGTGGGTTTGGTGAACCAGGCCATGACCTGCTATTTGAACAGCCTTCTACAAACTCTGTTTATGACCCCGGAGTTCAGAAATGCACTGTACAA CTGGGAATTTGAGGAGTCGGAGGAAGACCCGGTCACCAGCATCCCTTACCAGCTACAGAGGCTGTTTTTGCTGCTGCAGACAAGTAAGAAGAGGGCCATCGAGACCACCGACGTGACCCGCAGCTTCGGCTGGGACAGCAGCGAAG CCTGGCAGCAGCATGACGTCCAGGAGCTGTGTAGGGTCATGTTTGATGCCCTGGAGCAGAAATGGAAGCAGACAGAGCAG CAGTTTTCTCCACTTACG GCTGACCTGATTAACCAGCTGTACCAGGGGAAGCTGAAGGACTATGTGCGCTGTCTGGAGTGTGGCTATGAGAGCTGGAGGATCGACACTTACCTGGACATCCCTCTGGTCATCAGACCCTTTGGGGCCAGCCAGGCTTATAGCAGCGTG GAGGAGGCTCTGCAGGCCTTCGTCCAGCCAGAGACTCTGGACGGGGTCAACCAGTATTTCTGTGAGCGCTGCAAGAAAAAATGTGACGCCCGTAAG GGGCTGAGGTTTCTGCACTTTCCCTACCTGTTGACTTTGCAGCTGAAGCGTTTTGACTTTGACTACACCACTATGCACCGCATCAAACTCAACGATCGCATGTCCTTCCCTGAGGAGCTGGACATGGGTCCTTTCATCGACGTGGAGGACGAG AAATCTCCTCAAACGGAGAGCTGCACTGACAGCGGGGCAGAGAATGAAGGCAGTTGCCACAGTGACCAGATGAGCAACGACTTCTCGGCGGACGACGGTGTTGACGAGGGCATCTGCCTGGACAGCGCCAGCAGTACTGAGAGGGTCCTGAAGCCAAAGGTACCCAGCCTCAACACT AGTTCATTGACCTTTGAGCTGTTCTCGGTTATGGTCCATTCGGGCAGCGCTGCAGGTGGCCACTATTATGCCTGCATTAAATCCTTCAGCGATGGCCAGTGGTACAGTTTCAACGACCAGCACGTCAGCAAG ATCACCCAGGAAGACATTAGGAAAACGTATGGAGGGTCCTCAGGGAGCAGAGGCTATTACTCCAGTGCCTTTGCCAG CTCTACGAATGCGTATATGCTGATTTATAGGTTGAAAGACCCCTCAAGGAATGCAA AGTATCTGGATTGTGATGACTTCCCTGAGCACATAAAGCATCTGGTCCAGAGGGAGAAGGAGTCTGAGGAGCAGgagaaaagacagagggagatcGAGCGCAATACCTGCAAG ATCAAGCTGTTCTGCATGCATCCGGTGAAGACGATGGCTCTGATGGAGAACAAGCTGGAAGTGCACAAGGACAAGACGCTCAGAGAGGCAACAGAGATGGCCTACAAG CTCATGGAACTGGATGGGGTGGTCCCGCTGGACTGCTGTCGCCTGGTCAAGTACGATGAGTTCCATGAGTACCTGGAGCGCTCGTACGAGGGCGAGGACGACACCCCCATGGGGCTGCTGCTGGGCGGGGTCAAGTCCTCCTACATGTTTGACCTGCTGCTGGAGACCCGCAGACCAGAACAAGTCTTCCAGCCATACAAACCTGGAG agGTGATGGTGAAGGTTCACGTGGTGGATCTGAAGACTGACACTATCGCCCCTCCCGTCAGCATCAGGGCCTATCTAAACCAGTCAATCACTGAGTTCAAGCAGCTCATTGCACAG GCCACAGAGCTCTCAGCCGAAACCATGCGTGTCGTTCTGGAGCGCTGCTATAATGACCTTCGGCTTGTCTACGTGCCCAACAAGACACTGAAAGCAGAGGGTTTCTTCAGGAGCAACAAG GTTTTTGTGGAAAGCTCTGAATCCCCAGATCACCAGGTCACCTTCACTGATTCCCTCTTGTGGAAACTGCTGGATCGCCATGGGAACACAATCCGCCTGTTTGTTTCACTGCCTGTGCAATCCCCCGGCACCAACAGAACTATTTGCCCAAAAGTTTGCGGCGACACTGAGGAGTGCTCTGAGGGGTCAAAGGGCAACAGGAATTCTGTAGAGGCCATCCTGGAGGAGAGCACAGAGAAGCTGAAGAACCTGTCCCTCCAGCAGCAGCAGGGCTCCAGCACCAGTGACAGCCAGAAGAGCTCAGACACCAGCGACTTCGAGCACATCGAgtccccctcaccctctcagGAACCAGACTCCTCCGTATCCGCTGCCGTTGCAGTCGACAACCGAGAGCTGGAGAACCGGATCCGGGCGGCCGGCGGGGGGACCTACTCTGACCCGGAAACCCAGTTCCCTGGGGAGGAGCGCTCGGACTCTGAGGTGAACAACGACCGCAGCACGAGCTCAGTGGACAGTGACATCCTGAGCTCCAGCCACAGCAGTGACACGCTGTGCAACGCCGACAGCGGCCCCATCCAGCTGGCCAATGGCCTGGACTCACACAGCATCACCAGCAGCCGCCGCTCCAAGGCCAACGAGGGCAAGAAAGAGACGTGGGACACAGCCGAGGAGGACAGTGGCACGGACAGCGAGTATGATGAGAATGGGAAGAGCAAGGCGGAATCCTATTACCTCTACTTCAGAGCAGAACCATATGCACAGGAGGACGGCTCTGGGGAAGGAGGCCAGAAAT GTGTACTGGTCCACGTGGATAAGAGGATAACTCTGTCAGCGTTCAAACAGAATCTGGAGCCTTTCGTGGGGGTCACCTCTACCCAGTTCAAGGTGTTCCGCGTCTACGCCAACAACCAGGAGTTTGAGAGTGTACGGCTCAACGAGACCCTCTCTTCCTTTTCTGACGACAACAAG ATAACCATTCGATTAGGCAGAGCACTGAAGAAGGGCGAGTATCGGGTGAAAGTGTACCAGCTACTAGTGAATGATGCAGAG CCCTGTAAGTTCCTCGTAGACACAGTGTTTGCTAAGGGCATGACTGTGAAACAGTCCAAAGAGGAGCTAATGCCTCAGCTGAAAGACCAATGCAAGCTGGACCTCAACATTGACAA GTTCCGTCTCAGGAAGAAGACGTGGAAGAACCCAGGGACAGTGTTTCTGGACTACCACGTCTACGAGGAGGACATCAACATCTCCAGTAACTGGGAGGTCTTTCTGGAGGTTCTAGATG GACCGGAGAAGATGAAGTCCATGTCCCAGCTGGCTGTGCTGACCCGCCGCTGGACCCCCGCCCAGATGAAGCTGGAGCCCTTCCAGGAAGTGGTTCTGGAGAGCAGCAGTGTGGAGGAACTCaaggaaaag ctcagtGAAATAAGTGGTATTCCTCTTGAAAACCTGGACTTTGCCAAG GGGCGCGGAACATTTCCTTGTGATATCTCGGTATTGGAGATCCATCAGGATCTGGACTGGAACCCTAAAGTGTCCACTCTGAATGTGTGGCCTCTGTACATCTGTGATGATGGTGCTGTGGTCTTCTACAG GGACAGCACAGAGGAGCCTATGGAACAGTCTGAAGACGAACGCAATGAGCTGATGAAGAAGGAGAGCAGCCGCCTGCTGAAGACTGGCCACCGGGTCAGTTACTCACCTCGTAAGGAGAAGGCCCTTAAGATCTACCTGGATGGGGGCCCGGTCAAGGACCCGGGGCAGGACTGA